The window TCAGCCCGACGAACGCGAGGTTGACTCGGAAGGCGATTTCGGGGCGGTCGACGGCGTTGACGGCATTGAGGAACTGCTCGCCGTACACCGCCAGCAGCCGTGCGACCACTAGCAGGGCCAGCACGCCGGCGCCTTGGGAGAACTCGCCGCCGTAGATTCGCAGCACCCGCTCCCCGAGGACGACAGCGCCGAACAGCCCCGGGACGAGGAACACACCCGCGAAGACCAGCCCCTCGTTGAGGTAGTGGTGGACGCGGTCGTAGCTCTCCTCGATTCCGTCGAGTTCGCTCATCTCCGGGAACAGCGTCGACTGCACCGAAACCGCCACCAGGGCGAACAGCGAGGCCAGGTTCCACGACACCTCGTACACCCCGACCAGCGTCGGCGAGACGAACGCTGCCAGGACGATGGTGTCCATCCAGCCGAAGGCGCGGGTCTTCAGCGTTCCCAGCCAGGCGTATCGGGCGTAGGAGACGAGGCTGCGGCCACGCTCGCGGCTCGGCCGTCCCAGAGCGGCCGCCGAGAGGAGCGCTCCCACGACGACCGCCAGCAACGTGGCGACGACGTGGCCGGCGACCAGCGCTGCGACCCCCAGCCCGGCGACGATGGCGCCGACGTGGATGCCCGAGCGGACGAGCCGCTCCAGCGCCTTGATGCCGCCCGAGAGCTCGACCCGCTTCTCTCCGTTGAGCACGGAGACGACGGTGACGAGGCCGACGTTGCTGACGACGAGCGCGGCGACCAGGCCGCCGACGGAGGCACCGACGTAATCGTCGACGAGCGGCCGTGCGAGCAACAGCGCGGCCAGCAACACCGCCGCGATGCCGGCGTTCAACAGCAGTGCTGTGGCGACGGCGCCCCGCGAGTCGCCGGGCTCGCTCAGCCGCTTGGTCAGCGCGTCGCCGATGGCCGTGCTGGGGATGTTGAGCCAGAACGTCAGCGCGACGGCGGTCGCGTAGACGCCGAGTACGTCGGCTCCGCCTAGCCGCGCGATGGCGAAGGTGGCGGCGAACCCGGAGACCGAGACAGCGACCTGCGAGAGGAAGTGGAGGAACGCGGTTCGACCCAGCCGCATCTCACTCCACGTATCCGAGGTCGGACAGTTGGCGGCGCATCGCGTCGTCGAACTCCGCGTCGCGGCCCTCGCCGACGGGCTTCCCTTCGGTGGCCAGCCACTCGTCGAGTCGCGCCTCCAGTTCGGCCGCGAGTTCCGGCTCGGACTCGCTCACGTCTGTCGTCTCGCCAGGAAGCGCCAGCAACTCCGTCCGGTCCTCGCTCCGTTGGTAGCGATGGGTCTCCGTACGCAGACCGGTCAGGAGTGACTCGTGGAACCGCGAGGTGTCGAAGGTGGCGTCGTGGTCGAGGTACAGGTCGAAGTTAGCCGGGCCGCGCTGGCTGATGGCGAATTCGCGACCCTCCTCACGGAGGTCGATCCCCTGGACCCTGTCGGTGTCGGCGCCAGCCGCTTCGAGGAGCGTCCGCATCAGGTCCGTGTGCTGGACGAGGTCGTCGTCCTCGACAGCGAGGTCGTCGAGACCCGAAGCGACCAGCGGAACGTTCACGAGTGCGTCGTCGACGACGAGATTGTGGGCCAGGA of the Haloglomus salinum genome contains:
- a CDS encoding oligosaccharide flippase family protein; its protein translation is MRLGRTAFLHFLSQVAVSVSGFAATFAIARLGGADVLGVYATAVALTFWLNIPSTAIGDALTKRLSEPGDSRGAVATALLLNAGIAAVLLAALLLARPLVDDYVGASVGGLVAALVVSNVGLVTVVSVLNGEKRVELSGGIKALERLVRSGIHVGAIVAGLGVAALVAGHVVATLLAVVVGALLSAAALGRPSRERGRSLVSYARYAWLGTLKTRAFGWMDTIVLAAFVSPTLVGVYEVSWNLASLFALVAVSVQSTLFPEMSELDGIEESYDRVHHYLNEGLVFAGVFLVPGLFGAVVLGERVLRIYGGEFSQGAGVLALLVVARLLAVYGEQFLNAVNAVDRPEIAFRVNLAFVGLNLVLNVSLVWAFGWLGAAVATLVSAGVTAVLSYWGLVAVMGVPDLPFREFARQVVASGVMAGAVLLLRRVVPGSQFATVGLVFVGVLVYVGCLLGVSPRVREKFGNLARSAAE